The sequence taaagatccggtacgctccggtaccacagcaccattaaggtgctagcccgaccatctcgggaacgatttatgtagccacattaaaccttcaggccattcccccctccccaccctcaagttccatgaggagcttgtggtcgccagagcctcgtctgttagtgaaacaggattcgccgcggataggtgaggttgacaattgggttcggagaagctatatattgcgctggcaacctgaagggttgcgttacacaaccccttgaatctggtattttagtcgcctcttacgacaggcatatctaccgcgggtatattctgatcccctaacccgctggggcggtcgtttctttatcttttccccaggtactgccagcgagggatttgaggattttgttacggctctgaattctcggaacaattgcggagaggttgaagatgccattggtcacgcgaaaccatccaaagcagtgggcccagacggcatagccatgccgatgcttaacagcctagggaaagagggtttcaaatacttagcacatgtattcaacctgtctctttccatggaaaatggccaaggtggttccgctactaaagcctgggaaaccagctaacataggagagtcgtatcgtccgatatctctcctatcgccagtagcaaagacgcttgaagccattttgctcccctacttccaagcaaatttgcagctagcctgtcatcagcatgacttcagaaaactccatagcaccaccaccgcgctaaatgccatcagcacccagataaattgcggtttaaatcaaaacccccaccatagaacagtactcgtagcgctagacctatcaaaagcttttgatacggtcaaccatggcacgttacggcaagacctggaagggtctacccttcccccatgtcttaaaaggtgtaccgcaaattatctgggtggtcggcaggcatcggtgcaatttagaaacgaaacatcaaaaccaagaagaattaaacaaggggtgccacagggtggtgtcctatcccaagctctgtttaatttctacatatctaagctaccttcaccaccaggagtcactatcgtttcatacgccgatgaatgcacaataatggccacagacccaggccaacagatcgatgagctctgcaacagaataaacggttaccaccctgatctctccagtattttcgccttgcgaaacctggcattatcaccgactaaatcttccgcgaccttatttacaacatggacgtcccaaatgtcgaccattttgaacatccacgtcgatggcactacgctaccgactgtcctacacaccaaaatcttgggtgtgacgtttgatcaggatctacattttggtgagcacgcagccgcaattgttccaaaaatccagagccgtaataaaatcctcaaatcccttgctggcagtacctggggaaaagataaagaaacgctcattactacatacaaagcaattggccagccgtttacgtgctacgcgtcacccatatggtcgccaagcctaaaaattactcactggaagaagctacaggcctgccaaaatagtgctctcagaatcgccacgggctgtcttcttatgtccccagaacaccatctacataatgaggcgagaatactccccatcagggagagaaatgagatgctaaccaaacagttcctgttgaatacccagaaacctgggcatccaaacagacatctgattgatgagccaacaccgcctaggggctgaaggagtcatctccgtaagcattttgaggaaatacggcacctgagaacccagccgtatgaagcaaaaaaacacaagcaggtccttggtgaactcctcaaacaggcgtcggacctttatgtcaggaattgcccggtgaatccagtactcaaagaaaagtacccaaaacttgtggaagaggaacgcatactccccagggaaacgcgtgtcactcttgctcaacttagttctggatactgtaacatgttaaactcttacctatgcagaatcaaccccgacatacaaaatgtatgccccgcttgcaatgtgtccccacatgacaccaaccatctctttaattgtaatgtggaaccaacgcctctaacacccctttcattatggtccacccctgttgaaacagcaagtttccttggacttccgttagaggatattgatgaaaatttgtgatcggtcgctgctgttaggtggggcgaagcactgctacaacaacaacaacaactcatgtCTTCATAATTATTTGAAATGATACGTTGCAACATTTGAACAACTTTCTTTATGACATTTATTCAATATTAAATACACAATTCAAAAATAAGTTCTTACAaatacattattataatgtaaacaaattttcataataTCATATAGTACTattgaaataaatcaataaaaaaaatgcgaCATCAGTGCAGAGATATTAAGCTACCCACATTTTACAGTCTCAAACATTATAATGAATTTTATGTTCTCTTTTTCAACAAAAACCGATCACTGGAATAGGTGCAACAACTTATGTAAAGTTGCActtacaatttatttttaaacttcaTTATTTCATGTCACGCTTTTTAAGTCATCAATGGCAATTAGCTCACCATCTCTGCTATTAATTCGCATTTAAAAATGGGGAATACATTAGTATTAAGTTCAATTGGAAAGTACATTGGTAATACATTCAGTTCATTGGAAAAAATTATATACATGAACATATGTTTGCACACCTGTGGGCACAAAAATAGCAAGATATTTTAGCAGTTTTttctagttttatttaattttgttaattttagaaaaaatggcAATAAATTGAttaccaaaaaatatttaaaacctcCAATGAAATCGTTTTGAGATTGGAAAACTCGAGATTACCcttggaaaaaaaattgtcaacagtcaatgagtatttaaaatattttaaactagTACTTTGTTATGACTAAAATTGAATAAAGTATTCAAAAAGATTCTGAAAACTTTAAGGTAAAGGTttgaaatttatattacatttttaaaaaacttataattttcACAAAAACGTGTTTGATAATGTCTTACACACATTCGGCATAAATGTAGTAAAATCTATTTTTGGAAGCAGCACTTAtaaattatattgaaatttcaAGTGCTTTGCAGTGTTTACTAAGTTTATGCATATCGCTCATAGTTTCCATTAgtctttttttctaaaatttataaaaataaataaatcatacaACTGATCATTTATGCTGTTATTTTTGTGAACACAGGTgtgtaatatatatgtatatatatttaaaaaataggcTATCAATTAAAGTTAACAATAGCAAATAAATGAGACCACTATATATAAGATATAATAAGACTGTAAAATATATGTAAAGAAATTATGCAACTATTTACtttcaaatacatatataataaaaatatatacttaTTAGAAAATAGTGTACATACATCGTACTTTTGGATACACGTACATATTTACGTATCTACATATGCAAAGCGGGGAGggttttataaaatatttcaagCTTTTATTACTATAAGATTCTGGGAAAGACTTGatcatttgtaattttttttttttttttttttttttaaataaaatatacgtatgtatgtcgaTGTGTTTAGCGTGCAAAATAAAGGCATAAATTATTGActtagaaatgtagaaagcgctAAAGTTTCCTGATTTACTtacctttttttaatattacaGTAAAACAATTGTCAAAATTTAATTCGAATTTGAATACTTAAACTTGTAACATGTTCTGCCAAATTctagttaaaatttttaaatgttcatcaaaatatttgaaaacaGTGCAAATTGTAACGAAAACGTTTTTTGTGAAAATCAATCAAAATATGTTACACATTGGCATGATTCAATAataagaggtttgctcggctggcaaattttttgacaattgcagccattttgctcccaaatcgaattgacatccctTAACTGTGTTGTGCGATATTTCGAATAATATTAGTAGTAGGAATAGGAAGCAactagtttacaaatacccgataagtactgaactggataattccttagaacaatttttttaattttatgaggaatttattaactatgccatgatcatCTATTGTGGCTGAACATAAGTAATTTTATCaaaagtgaggacaccaagaaatcATAGACTTTTGTAAAACTATGAACATAcaaaacctaaaccaatttaaaattcatcgttaAACGTCAAAAACTTGACTAacaaatcgattcacgtaaatatgtcattagtaaataatggaggtGCTATAACGAAATGTACTTATTGAGCACGTAcatatgttcggaacattcgtctctatttaaaaatttttggaatcgttctatatttggaatattatctatatgtatacttattcgGAATATTcagacctcgtgaggtagtatcaaatgaacgtgcTCTAAATGAACGGTTTATTCGGAACACTTCTATggacggaaaagagctttccaaaatattagaataaaaaggtagatactccctgtgtagcaggatcgcacaaaagcttaactcttctgctAAAATCAAGGCCGCACTATATATTTCTAAGAAAAGAAgccattttcttaattttttttgtcagttcattgcggctgctgagtagattatcaccccatgtcggctgccagtcGAAATCGTCCTCTCccaaaatacttttcaaaaatttcacatttcaggaattgtcacaaaaacgccatatgtcagaattaggttgaaggaagccttatctcagaatgattTTCCTTAACCCTTTCGTATGTCAAAATGAATtaaacttatgctcagatagggagtttttgaaacaaattttgagatattgtATTTTCCATTGTTGGgtcaatttatgggagggacgcaacaaattaaatggggttacactgaaatgacagtccttggtcggtaaAAATCCCCAGTCGCTCCATTGTTCAACTGTATGGTTGGTTTATCTGTACAAAAACAATATGTGGCCCgggctatgaaaaggtggcttaggaCTCAAAagagaaattgcgagaaacatctgttaaagataaacaatgcatttcttcagtttcttagtagtagtagtttttcttttttagtcataagccaccttttcatagaccgagttgttgttgttgttgttgtagcgattaggttactccccgaaggctttggggagtgttatcgatgtgatggtcctttgtcggatacagatccgatacgctccggtaacacagcaccattaaggtgctggcccgaccatctcgggacccATAGACCGAGTCACATATgttagttcagattgtcaaaatctgcgtgttggtgttatgcgaatggaatggaatgaaaacataaaatttagcagtttttgtgtgtagtaagaaaatgatTTCAATATGTTGATTTCATTTTgcatttgccatctccttttgacaatctcatcgaccatgcaatgccaaaaataaaatcagctgatgagatgagccaaccatataattgagccatggtatTTTCGAATATAATTCTGGCCTAggacattcttcaaacaaattctgaaagaatgaccaaaccaacatatcTCTAAATCATTTCGCGAagtatttagtagaaaattaattatttccccaaaaaccttTTGGCATTTCCAAacttattatcactactaatatactgctaaaagtacttttctactacaactTTCGTGAGAGGAATTGAATTATACCcctttttccttacttcgtaaaagcaacccgtccagatttttaaacttgggagtgtcaaagctctgtcatcattggagaacaaacctgtagtaattgaatcatgacacATTGGTCACATTTATAAAACTTCATTACGAAAGCGGCCTTTACcaagtttaacaaaaaatgtcAGGTCGTACGGTTTGTGTATAAAAGTTTCAGTACCATCAAGGCTATTCGAGTTGAAAACGAAAACTCTTAtcaatttggaaaaatttgaacaaTTTTTGAATTCGAATACAAGGAATTTGCTCGAATGTGATAACTGGAATATCTCAGATTATGAATTATGATTAAGAGATTTATATCATAAAAAGCTTTTAAATGAAATcataaattggaatatttagcgCTCTTTTACATAGCAATGTAAATTTTGAACCCATAAATGCAGTCTAAACAATAAGACATACATACATCAAACATACCAGGAAGTTAACGATATTTTAGAAAtcgaatttagaaagattcaagTGCACGGGACAACTAGCtaaatttcctttattttttttttttaattaaaataaattcctTGAGAAGATATCCTAAGAATAATTTTTTAGGCTCTAGGAATTTGTAGACTATGGAATAAACAAAGATTATAAACTAATGTTGACCCAATCGAAGGGGAGCTATTATATAACCAACTATACAACTTGTCCTCTGTACGGCTTGAATAATGCATTTGAATCAAACTAAAATCTTCATATGCAAACAGTAAAAGATTTCGCTAATTTTGCAAATTATAACTACATACATTCATCATGCTCACTGGCGCTATGCAACGTGCTGTACAGTGAATGGCATACGGCTCATATCTACCGTAATCGCTCTTTTTAAAGTCTGAGCGTCCGTGCAGCACTACGTTTTGACGTCGATGTCGACGGCGTTGCGTTAATACGCTTCATACCAGACATAGCATATGGTACGCGTGGTCGACGTTTCGGTGTAGCTGGTGGAGTATGAACACTTTTGGTCGGCGTGCGTAATGGCACTACGCTAATAGCAGTGATTGCTTCATCATCATCCACGATATCAGTCAATGACACTGATGTTGTGCCAATTTCAGTAGTAGTAACAATAATTCCTTCTTCAgtatgatcaacatcttctagTGTAGCAATTGCTGGTTCATTTAACGCCGTTTCGTTAAATTGCGCCATTAAATTACGACGCCTTATGCCAAAAGTTGATGGCACAATGGCATCGGTAGCAACCCCACTATTACTTTCGGTTTTTATATGTTCATATATAACTAAAGCAATTTGCAATTGTTGATCGGATAAGCTCCTCCTATATGAAATACGTAAACGCACTGGTCTATCCCAATCACTTGTCCTTTGCGGAGTTGGTGGTGTATCTGTAGAATTTAGTATTTGTGGTTTCGAACGCAGCATACCCCTCGTTTCAATATACTTCAGCGGCGTGTACTCGTTTAACTTGTTTTTATAATCAGCATCTAACTCCTCATCGCTCGATGTATCATCACCCAACATTTGCATATCGTAATGTGTTGATATGTGTTGTCTTTTGGAAACATGCATGGTTTTAGTACTCGATGTTGGTAGGCGTCGCAAATAGCTGAATTGTTTTGGCAAGGTACGTTTCAAGCGTTTAGGTGCCGTTACTCCATCGGTATCGTCCGAGTCACTTTGTGTGTCTGAGGCGTTGGCCTTATCCAATTTTATTGTACTTGACGGTGGCGTCAATTCACCTACATGTGTCATGGTGCTATTACTTTGATATTCTGGTGTTTGATTGCCTATAGGTAGCGGTTGCGTACCTAAATCGTCATCGTCTTCCAAATCACTCTCAGCATAAGTTTTAAGTGACGTTAAGCCAGTGACCTTATTCAATGGCAAAACAAAATCTACGTCACCAGTAGGTAGCGATTTTCTATCAAAAAGATTTTCatgtttaatttatattaaatatttattttaaaacgtACGTTTTCCAATGAGACGGTCGCTGTTCGATGGGTTGACACTCCTCTGCCTTATCGAAATTCTCGTGCACATAATGCAAGGCTACATCGaatctaaatatatttaaaataatttctgaAATAATAATATTGCAAAACTATTTAGCCAAAATCAAACCTGAAGTAGTCGTGTATCTTGGATGGCCCGCGCACTGTACGCCCAAACCAGTCCACTACCGCATTTGGAGCTACCAATAATTTTAATTGTCTGCAATCTGACGTAAATAACTCCAAATATTCCTTTACCACATTAGATGCTTCCATTTTGTGATGCAGAACTATGGGGTGgagaaaattttttattgcacTTACAAATGTTAGCCAAGGAAAAGCTGATGTCCACTTAGCACATTTATTTGAGCTGCAAATTAATGGCCCTTTGAACAAGGAAAATACAATTATCTTTTTACCTAAGCCAAGATATTTGGGTCCTTGTTAAGTTAACAATATGCCCAAATTGAATAGCAATTTCCTAATTTTGTTTTTcttaattaacttttttttttacctgGCTATTGCGTCTAGCGCGCCTTTGTGGTAGGCTTTTGACAGCTGCTGAATTCCAGTGTCAAACTgcttggagaatttttttttagcgAATTGTAACAGATCATTTTTGTAATGCGCGGTATAAGGCCAACCTAGGAAAAACGAATTGCGGTTGCGTAACAAACATACACCTAAAGCTAAGGCCACACTACATTGCGCTGCAAAATATTCGACACATGTATTCTTATgaagcaattcacacctagcggcagcagcactgcgcagCGCGGCCAATTGATCAAATAGGCCAAAGAGTAAAGcggagtgttgttgttgtagcagtgcttcgctccacccaataggtgcgaccgatcataaatagtcatcaatatcctctaacgggagtccaaggaaacttgctgtttcaacaggggtggaccataatgaaagaggtgttagaggctttggtgccacattacaattaaatagatggttggtgtcatgttgggacacattgcaagcggggtatacattttgtatatcggggttgattctggataggtaagagtttaacctgttacagtatccagaacgaagttgagctagagtgactcgcgtttccctgaggagtatgcgttcctcttccgcaagtttgggtactgttctttgagtactggattcaccgggaaattcctagattaaaggtccgacgcctgtttgcggagttcacttaggacctgtttgtgtttttttgcttcatacagctgagttttcaggtgccatattttctcataatgcttacggagatgactcattaagcccctaggcggtgttggctcatcaatcagatgtcttttgggatgcccaagtttctgggtattcaacaggaactgtttggttaacatgtcatttctctccctgatgggaagtattctcgcctcattatgtagatggtgttctggggacataacgagacagcccgtggcgattctgagagcagtattttggcaggcctgtagcttcttccagtgagtagtttttaggcttggcgaccatatagggaacgcgtatgatgcaatcggctggccaattgcattgtatgtggtaatgagcgtttctttgtcttttccccaagtacttccaacaagggatttgaggatttaattacggctctggattttcggtacaattgcggctgcatgctcaccaaaatgtagatcctgatcaaacgtcatacccaagattttggttttgatgtttcgtttctaaattacaccgatgcctgccgaccacccaaataatttgcggtccaccttttaagacatgggggaaggttagacccttccaggtcttgcagtaacgtgccatggttgaccgtatgaaaggctttttgataggtctagcgcaacgagtactgttctatggtgggggttttgatttaaaccgcaatttatctgggtgccaatggcatttagcgcgatggtggtgctatggagttttctgaagccatgctgatgacagactagcagctgcaaatttgctttaagaaggggagcaaaatggcgtcaagcgtcttagctactggtgataggagagatatcgggcgatatgactctcctatgttagctgggttcccaggctttagtagcggtaccacccgcAGCGGgaagcgcagtgtagtgcagctcactGTAGCCTTAGCTTATGACTCTTTTTACCCTTAAGGCCGCGTCACATTGAAATTTTTCATGTGTTTAACACAACCTCATGCATTCCAGAGTATCGCCACAATCaatcaagatgttgcgtttgtaaatgtaAAGGAACTACAGAAAAGGCaacttaagctgcagacattggtgctttatcggtaaccgtatcggtaaccttataacagctgactcgaccaaccttatgggaatcaatgcaatcgattattggtgccgctaaggtcgtaaccgtatcgtagccaaccaattggtttttggtttaccgtcgtaacgataaacagctgattacgttagggatacgactacagcgatacgaaatACGGCACCAATTACTCCCGCTTTAAGCtaatttcgccttgcccattaaCTCACAAAATTTAGCGgggcactgttataaacattctccctatacaacaaaaatacttgctaacatgttTTGTGCAGTATTCAtgtgttatattgcagtttttaattacgaaaaatgttagaaaagttaccaacgagtgggaaaaataatttcactttctCTTACGCCAAGGTGCTAAGGGTGctagccaaaacaaatgtcaaattcttctcctGATACTTTGCTTGAAATAAAAGCTGTCAGATGGccccagtgtcgctcattctaccgttctccataaaaacctgtgcaatctactcataatgcataagattgagtaaaacgcatctatatgaaaaactgcttatgtgacgggcagtgttgccaggttaaccttttcgaggctagatttagcctttttttttgcctttaaccTCGAACTTTTGTGTTtagtttcgtgacttttttctagccttttttactccgaatatatttttaaaaatttctaaaataaaataatttcaatagttcctgtgaacacgtaatacctaataatatgagttctctacaaaagattaattctttttctgctgaaaattcgttgaaaatttcaaagccagatttattttcttac is a genomic window of Eurosta solidaginis isolate ZX-2024a chromosome 4, ASM4086904v1, whole genome shotgun sequence containing:
- the LOC137250799 gene encoding uncharacterized protein; its protein translation is MEASNVVKEYLELFTSDCRQLKLLVAPNAVVDWFGRTVRGPSKIHDYFRFDVALHYVHENFDKAEECQPIEQRPSHWKTKSLPTGDVDFVLPLNKVTGLTSLKTYAESDLEDDDDLGTQPLPIGNQTPEYQSNSTMTHVGELTPPSSTIKLDKANASDTQSDSDDTDGVTAPKRLKRTLPKQFSYLRRLPTSSTKTMHVSKRQHISTHYDMQMLGDDTSSDEELDADYKNKLNEYTPLKYIETRGMLRSKPQILNSTDTPPTPQRTSDWDRPVRLRISYRRSLSDQQLQIALVIYEHIKTESNSGVATDAIVPSTFGIRRRNLMAQFNETALNEPAIATLEDVDHTEEGIIVTTTEIGTTSVSLTDIVDDDEAITAISVVPLRTPTKSVHTPPATPKRRPRVPYAMSGMKRINATPSTSTSKRSAARTLRL